The Alkalihalobacillus sp. TS-13 genomic interval TTCCCTTCGATATCATAGACGATTTCCGAATGGGCATGGGTGCCGATCCCTTTTTCAAAGATCTGTTTACCATCTTCCGCCTTCAAAGTGATCGGGTTCCCGTCTACTGATTTATCCTTGTTCACCGATCCCCATCCAGCCACGGCACTTTCCCAATCAGTATCACTCAAATACAGATGCGGCACGAGGTTGAAATTGATCGTGTAGGTCTTCTCCAGCAGTCCATCCGCAGAACTTGCCGTAATCGTCGTTACACCCGGCAGGTCTTCCGCCTCATCGATTTCGATCTCGACATTTTCATTGACCGGCGTGACTTGGACTTCCGGGACTTCAGAAATCGTACCCTCCAGGTAATCCAGTTCATATTCTGTAATCTCAGCATTGAAATCCTCTAAAGGTTTCCCACTGATGTCGATGCCTTTAACCAAATCATCGGTGATCACCCGTTTGCTCAAGTCCATCGGGGAGTCCTTTTTAGAAATCGGGTTCAGACGATAGCTGTAGGAGTATGGCTTATTCGGATACAGCGTGAATTCAGGATGTGGCCTTGCACCCCAGCTGTTATCCCCGCCGACGCCCATCTGCCTGTAATCGAGGCTGACTGTGATGTCATCCCTTCTTTCAAGCTTATATGGGTGGCTCGCTGTCTCCAAGTCTTCCTCCGTATAATGGAGGGCGCCTACTTCAACCAACGGATCACCTGTAGCCATCAGACCGACTCCCTCCTTGTTCGTGAAGGTCACCCAGCGGACATCTGACTTATTGCCGGTTTCCTGTGGTTCGAGGTATGGGATGAATTGATCGTCAACTGTGCTTTCATACAGGCCGACATCCGCACCCGTTTTACGATCCCAGTAATTTTCATGTGGTCCTCTTCCATACCATGTCATCGCTTCGAATTCTTCAGGCAACGTAAGCTCCATTCCCAATGCAGGGATTTCAGGCAAGCCGCTACCCGGCATCAACGTATTTTTCACGACGACCTCTCCGGATCCATAAACGATGTAGGAAGCTATATAATCTGATTCATCTGTGGTCGGTAACACGGCATTCACATCGATCCGCACTGCTTTCGTACCTAATTTCTCAACAGAAACATCCGTAATTTCACGGTCGCTTCCGGCATCGCGCCATGTCCCCGTTCTCGATGGCATACCGTTTCCTCTGTCATTATCATTCGGTGCTCTCCAGAAGTCCGGCTCTGGTCCTGACTTCAACAGCTCCGTATCTTTAAACGAAAAGTTTGAAATCGTTCCTTCTTTTTTATCGAAGGTCACTTCAAAATCCGTGCCTGTTACATTGACACTTTCATCACTTTCGTCTACCTTAATGTCATCCATGTCAGAGATGTCTTCTGCTTCTCGTTCACGTACATCGAATGGTACTTTGAACTGCTCGGTTGCCACCTCATGCCCTTTCGGTGCCCATGAAGTCGCTTTCGGAAGACTGAAGCTGACATTCAACCAGTACTCGACACCCTCTTCAAGTTCCGGTTGCTTAAATGGAACGTCCACTGTTTTCTCTTCTTCTGGCTTGATATCCAGGTTTGAAAGTTTCCCACTATCAATCACCTTATCGTCCGCTTTCAATTCCCATTTGGCATCAAAAGCGTTGATGTTCGTGAATAGATGTTCATTTTTGATAGACATTTTTCCGTTTACTAGATCGACATCTTCCATTTCGATATTTTGATAGACTTTCTTCACTTCCCAAAGCTCAGGCTGAACTTCCCGGTCAGGGAAAACGAGGCCGTTATCAAGGAAGTTTCCATCATTCGGATTGTCTCCCCAATCCCCGCCATAGGCGAAATATTCTTTTTGCTCATACTGCTCTTCCTTCATATTGTCAAAATCCATCCAAAGGACAGTGTCTTCACCTGGAGTACGGTTTTTATCCTTCAGCTCATCCAGCGTTAGAGCCTGGTCATAGATGCGGACCTGGTCGATCACCGCATTCGTCGTCCGTCCTTTTTCTGCATTCCGTCCAATATTGACCGGATAGGCATTGCTCTTGATCTCACCGGTGAATTCCTTTTCTGCAAGCAATTCATCATCCGCATAAAGCTGCAGGGATTGTCCGTCATAAACACCTGCGACATGGTGCCAGTTGCCGTTCCAGTCTTCAGGGACCGCCGCTTCCACTGTCACCCATGAATTGTTCTGATCATACACGAAAAATTCGAGCTGCTCGCCATTCTGTTTGATCGCATATTGGGTATCCCCTTTTGCGATGAATGGGCTGTGTCCGTTGGTCGACTCAGGTTTCACCCATGCTTCCAAGGTCAAAGCTTTGCCGGTGATGTCTAAAGCGCTTTCATCCGGCAGCGTCACATAGCCATCGATTGCATCACCGCTATGCCCTTCGACAACATCTCCGAATAATTCGCCGCTTAGTTCAGTGCTGCTTTCATCAAACACCAATTTTTTCGTAGGTGTCGGCCATCTCAATCCCTGGTCGACCCAGTCCCAGATGAATCCGCCCTGCAAGTTATCGTACTTATCGATGACATCCCAGTACTGATACAAATTCCCGACACTGTTCCCCATCGCATGAGCGTATTCACAAAGGATATACGGGCGTTCCGGATGGGTCTGAGCCCAGTTTTCAACACCTTCTACACTCGGATACATGTGGCTTTCCACATCTGTCCAGCGGTTGTCTCCTTCATAGTGGACTAGCCTAGTCGGGTCTTTTTCATGAACCCAATCCGCCATCTCCTTGAACGTGTTTCCGCTTCCTGCTTCATTTCCTAATGACCAGAACAGGATCGAAGGATGGTTTTTGTCCCGTTCCACCATGCTTTTTACCCGGTCCATCGATGCAGGCAGCCACTGAGGATCGCTCGCTGGAAGTTTACCTCTTGCACCGTGCGACTCGAGATTGGTTTCATCAATGAGATAGAGGCCGTATTCGTCCGCCAGTTCATACCATCTCGGCTGGTTTGGATAATGGGAAGTACGGACCGCATTGATATTGAACTTTTTCATCAGCTTGATATCTTCGATCATCGACTCTTCAGTGACCGCCCTTCCACGATCCGGATCTGTTTCGTGGCGGTTCACGCCTTTCAATGTAATCGGCTTCCCATTGATGAGCATCTGCCCGTCCTTCAGTTCGAATTCACGGAAACCGACCTTTGAGCTCATCGTTTCAACAATTTTCCCGTCTTTATCTTTCAGTGCCAGGACAAGGGTGTATAAATTCGGATGTTCCGCAGACCACTTCAATGGATTTTTGAAAAGCTGGTCCTTGTCGAGAGTCACTTCATTTTTCCCATTGAAATCAACCTGCATTTCGACTGGGCTTTCACTCACCTTTTTCTGATCAGCATCATATAAGGTTCCTTCGATCGTATACGGCTCATCCGTCTGATTACCGTTATTCGTTACGATCACTTCCGTATTCAAGGTGGCATCTTCATAGGCTTCATCAAGATCCGTCGTCACCGCGAAATCACGCATATGGACCTGTGGTGTCGAATAGAGATAGACATCACGGAAAATCCCACTCAATCGAACGAAATCCTGATCCTCTAGCCAGCTGCCATCAGACCACCTGTAGACCTCTACGGCGATCGTGTTTTTCCCTTTTTTCAAGTAATCGGTGATGTCGAACTCAGCAGGGGTATAGCTATCCTCGCTGTAACCTACCTTCTCGCCGTTCACCCACACGTAAAAGGCGGATTCGACACCCTGGAACGAGATATAGACTTTCTCACCCTTCCAATTTCCAGGGACCGTAAACGTTCTTTTGTATGAACCGACTGGATTATAGATAGTCGGTGCTTTAGGAGGTTCTGGTTGTTCATAACCTGTCCAAGGATATGTGATGTTTGTATAAATCGGGTAATCGTAGCCTTCAAGCTGCCAATTGCTCGGGACTTCAATCTTATCCCACTTAGACACATCATAATCCTCTTTAAAAAAATCGACTGGCCGTTCATCCGGATTCTTCGCCCAATGGAAACGCCACTTCCCGTTCAATGATTTGTAATGGGTCGATTTCGTCCGGTCTCCTTTCAGAGCGGATTTCTCATCCTTGTAGGGCATCAACGTGGCATGAGCCGGCTCCCTGTTCACCTGAAAGGTTTCAGGATTGTTATTCCATTCGGGATCCTCTTCCCCCGCCTCTGCCAGTGCTTGAACATTCAATCCACTGAAAATCAGCAAAAACGACAACATCAAGATAAAATACCTCCTTAACATTCTCAAGGTTAAATCCTCCTTTTAAAAGTAGTTTAGACTTGAACGAACCTCTATTACTTTATTAAATTAATTAATAAAGTATACAGACCTGATTCGTCTTAAATGTCTATTTTTCGATAAGTTCCTAGATTTCCTCTTTCTAATTCCGCATTTACTAAAAACAGGAAAATGATCCTGTGTCCAAATGATCATATAATCCACTAGAACAATAGTCTAATAGCCCGTTCGACATAAGAAAAGGAAAACGTCCTTGTGAACCACGAAGCTCACTGGAAGTCCGACGGGGTAGCTCAAGCCAAACAAAGTTCGGTTCTGCATGGGTAAACGCTTCGATTTAAATCAATGTGTCCCCGCCGCAGGAGTACTGAAATGATCCAAGTGTTAGG includes:
- a CDS encoding glycoside hydrolase family 2 TIM barrel-domain containing protein: MLSFLLIFSGLNVQALAEAGEEDPEWNNNPETFQVNREPAHATLMPYKDEKSALKGDRTKSTHYKSLNGKWRFHWAKNPDERPVDFFKEDYDVSKWDKIEVPSNWQLEGYDYPIYTNITYPWTGYEQPEPPKAPTIYNPVGSYKRTFTVPGNWKGEKVYISFQGVESAFYVWVNGEKVGYSEDSYTPAEFDITDYLKKGKNTIAVEVYRWSDGSWLEDQDFVRLSGIFRDVYLYSTPQVHMRDFAVTTDLDEAYEDATLNTEVIVTNNGNQTDEPYTIEGTLYDADQKKVSESPVEMQVDFNGKNEVTLDKDQLFKNPLKWSAEHPNLYTLVLALKDKDGKIVETMSSKVGFREFELKDGQMLINGKPITLKGVNRHETDPDRGRAVTEESMIEDIKLMKKFNINAVRTSHYPNQPRWYELADEYGLYLIDETNLESHGARGKLPASDPQWLPASMDRVKSMVERDKNHPSILFWSLGNEAGSGNTFKEMADWVHEKDPTRLVHYEGDNRWTDVESHMYPSVEGVENWAQTHPERPYILCEYAHAMGNSVGNLYQYWDVIDKYDNLQGGFIWDWVDQGLRWPTPTKKLVFDESSTELSGELFGDVVEGHSGDAIDGYVTLPDESALDITGKALTLEAWVKPESTNGHSPFIAKGDTQYAIKQNGEQLEFFVYDQNNSWVTVEAAVPEDWNGNWHHVAGVYDGQSLQLYADDELLAEKEFTGEIKSNAYPVNIGRNAEKGRTTNAVIDQVRIYDQALTLDELKDKNRTPGEDTVLWMDFDNMKEEQYEQKEYFAYGGDWGDNPNDGNFLDNGLVFPDREVQPELWEVKKVYQNIEMEDVDLVNGKMSIKNEHLFTNINAFDAKWELKADDKVIDSGKLSNLDIKPEEEKTVDVPFKQPELEEGVEYWLNVSFSLPKATSWAPKGHEVATEQFKVPFDVREREAEDISDMDDIKVDESDESVNVTGTDFEVTFDKKEGTISNFSFKDTELLKSGPEPDFWRAPNDNDRGNGMPSRTGTWRDAGSDREITDVSVEKLGTKAVRIDVNAVLPTTDESDYIASYIVYGSGEVVVKNTLMPGSGLPEIPALGMELTLPEEFEAMTWYGRGPHENYWDRKTGADVGLYESTVDDQFIPYLEPQETGNKSDVRWVTFTNKEGVGLMATGDPLVEVGALHYTEEDLETASHPYKLERRDDITVSLDYRQMGVGGDNSWGARPHPEFTLYPNKPYSYSYRLNPISKKDSPMDLSKRVITDDLVKGIDISGKPLEDFNAEITEYELDYLEGTISEVPEVQVTPVNENVEIEIDEAEDLPGVTTITASSADGLLEKTYTINFNLVPHLYLSDTDWESAVAGWGSVNKDKSVDGNPITLKAEDGKQIFEKGIGTHAHSEIVYDIEGKGYKFFESMVGVDQEMKGRTWGTVTFEVYLDGEKAYDSGLMKIDTPAKPVKVDLEGAKELKLVVTDSGDNNYEDHADWADAKYTTD